A single region of the Yersinia entomophaga genome encodes:
- the ridA gene encoding 2-iminobutanoate/2-iminopropanoate deaminase has translation MSRIISTELAPAAIGPYVQGVDLGSMIITSGQIPVDPKTGAVAEDVSAQARQSLENVKAIVEAAGLKVADIVKTTVFVKDLNDFSTVNATYEAFFAEHNAPFPARSCVEVARLPKDVKIEIEAIAVRR, from the coding sequence ATGTCACGTATTATCAGCACTGAGCTTGCCCCCGCAGCGATTGGTCCTTATGTTCAAGGTGTCGATCTGGGCAGCATGATCATCACTTCCGGCCAAATCCCGGTTGACCCAAAAACCGGCGCAGTTGCCGAAGACGTTTCAGCTCAGGCACGTCAATCCCTCGAAAACGTGAAAGCCATTGTCGAAGCAGCAGGCCTGAAAGTTGCAGATATCGTCAAAACTACGGTATTCGTGAAAGACTTAAACGATTTCAGCACGGTCAACGCGACTTATGAAGCCTTCTTTGCTGAACATAACGCGCCATTCCCAGCACGTTCTTGCGTTGAAGTCGCTCGCTTGCCAAAAGACGTAAAAATCGAGATCGAAGCTATCGCCGTTCGTCGCTAA